The Methanobacterium lacus genome includes a region encoding these proteins:
- a CDS encoding proteasome assembly chaperone family protein, translated as MVEMIETKSECCKIISEDVKDAIVIEGSPEFGLIGNILGWLLVEELGMKQIGYIDSKDFPPLAVLYKGVAIHPFRIYSSKGIVLFLSDFIVPPEVSYDMSTAIVDWMERNNSKEFITFNSMVVMEKSDSVAAAANSQDALKRLGDLEVPILPFGNINGISGSLLTKTATKNISGSCLFAEVLNQYPDPRAAASLVNVLNRMLDIQVNAEPLIKEAEQIEERLKELAKRVPNEPESPIYS; from the coding sequence ATGGTTGAGATGATCGAAACTAAATCTGAATGTTGTAAAATTATATCAGAAGATGTGAAGGATGCCATTGTAATTGAAGGTTCTCCTGAGTTTGGATTAATTGGTAACATCCTAGGATGGTTACTTGTTGAAGAACTTGGCATGAAACAAATAGGTTACATTGATTCAAAGGATTTTCCACCACTTGCAGTACTTTATAAAGGAGTGGCAATTCATCCATTCAGGATATACAGTTCCAAGGGAATAGTACTTTTCCTGTCTGATTTCATTGTACCACCAGAAGTTTCCTATGATATGTCAACAGCAATAGTTGACTGGATGGAACGAAACAACAGTAAAGAATTTATAACATTTAATAGTATGGTAGTAATGGAGAAGAGTGACTCTGTTGCAGCAGCAGCAAATTCACAAGATGCTCTCAAAAGACTTGGAGATCTGGAAGTTCCAATTTTACCCTTTGGTAACATCAACGGAATATCCGGCTCTTTATTAACAAAAACAGCCACTAAAAACATTTCAGGCTCATGCCTGTTCGCTGAAGTGCTTAATCAGTATCCTGATCCTAGAGCAGCAGCAAGTTTAGTGAATGTTTTAAATAGGATGTTAGATATACAAGTCAATGCGGAACCACTCATAAAAGAGGCAGAGCAAATAGAGGAAAGACTCAAAGAATTAGCAAAACGCGTTCCAAATGAGCCAGAATCTCCAATTTACAGTTAA